GTAGTACTGGCTGGCCCACATGGGCTCGTAGCCGCCGATCGGGGTCTCACCGCTGACGATGATAACATCGGGGTTCTTTCCACTGAGCTTGACTATCTGGGCGGCTATGATCGGGAACTCGCCTGTCTGGCCGGCCTGGTAGGCGTTTCCAGCGGGGGCGTTGTTCTCTGTGATATCCGAACTGGCGTTGCTATGGACTATAACGTAGGTATCGGCTGGCTTAACGTTGGTGTTGAGTGGGTGCCAGTTTCCGCTCCCGTCCTTGCCGTCAATCCAAGCGACGACGCCAGGACCGTGGGCGAGGATCCTTCCACCGTACTTGAGGTTCTGGGTGAGAATGCTCCTCTTCGGTGTGTCCTTCCATGGGTCGTCAAAGGCGACGACACGGTAGGACTTCCCACCCGCGTTGCTGACGGCGTCCTCAACGGAGGTGAGGTCAACGCGCAGGTTGGTTATGTTTAGCTGGTCGAGGAGGCTGTCGACGAACTGCTGGGTCTTGGCACCGTTTCCGTAGTCGCTGTCACCGGCTATCCAGAGGACGTGGCCACCCTCCTGAAGCCACTGTTTTATGGCCTTTATCTCCGAAGGAAGGAACGGGCTCGTGGGCTGGCCGAGAACGAGTATCGAAACGTTGTTGTTCTTGAGGGCGTCGTAGGTTATCTGTCCCCCGAGGTCCTTGATTCCAAGCTCGTCCTCATATTTGGTGTCGCCGAAGTAGACGAAGGTGTACTGGGTCAGGGTCTCGACCATTCCAGCCGTCAGGGTTTTGTTCTTGTAGGTCACAGGCAGGAGACCCTTGGGGTTCTCCCCATGTATGAGATCAACCGCTATCACTGGCTTTCCGGTTGTTGCAGCGCTGGCCATTGGTGTGGCAAAGACACCAAAAAGAGACAGCAGCACGAGGGCCGCCATTAGTATAGCAACCTTCTTCATGGTATCACCTGCCTATGTAACGCTTTAGAAGTTATAAATCTTATGAATCCTAACTTTAACAAGCCAGAAAAACTTCCGCAAAGTCCTTAAAGGCTTGCACCGTTTTGCCCTCAGGTGGTGAGCATGGATATTGAGAGAAGGATAGAGCTCATTAAGAGAAGGCCCACGGAGGAGCTTCTGACGGAGGAGAACCTCAGGCACCTGCTTGAAGTCGGCGTTCCAATGCA
This genomic interval from Thermococcus sp. contains the following:
- a CDS encoding CGP-CTERM sorting domain-containing protein, which translates into the protein MKKVAILMAALVLLSLFGVFATPMASAATTGKPVIAVDLIHGENPKGLLPVTYKNKTLTAGMVETLTQYTFVYFGDTKYEDELGIKDLGGQITYDALKNNNVSILVLGQPTSPFLPSEIKAIKQWLQEGGHVLWIAGDSDYGNGAKTQQFVDSLLDQLNITNLRVDLTSVEDAVSNAGGKSYRVVAFDDPWKDTPKRSILTQNLKYGGRILAHGPGVVAWIDGKDGSGNWHPLNTNVKPADTYVIVHSNASSDITENNAPAGNAYQAGQTGEFPIIAAQIVKLSGKNPDVIIVSGETPIGGYEPMWASQYYGVNLDGPTVITNVFEWSLEMTKKEGTSGGGICGPALIVGLAVLPLLLRRKK